In the Palaeococcus pacificus DY20341 genome, one interval contains:
- a CDS encoding COG2426 family protein, which produces MGLFDVFLLSLVPTFEGRYAIVYGIGKGYSVRETLLAAALGVLLLSIVLPIVLPLIDWVMLKLEDTFLRKLAEMYLRYVERVRKKAHPYVEKWGFLGLILFVAVPLPGTGVWTGSLAAYIFGMNKKKTIPALIIGGLLSMAITLLPSLGIRIAS; this is translated from the coding sequence GTGGGTCTGTTTGATGTGTTTTTGCTTTCACTGGTTCCAACGTTTGAGGGTCGCTATGCGATAGTTTACGGGATTGGGAAAGGATATTCCGTTCGGGAAACGTTATTAGCGGCGGCTCTTGGGGTTTTGCTCTTATCTATAGTGCTCCCTATTGTTCTGCCTCTCATCGATTGGGTTATGCTGAAGCTGGAGGACACTTTTTTAAGGAAGCTCGCTGAGATGTACTTGAGGTACGTTGAGCGCGTTAGAAAAAAGGCCCATCCTTATGTTGAAAAGTGGGGCTTCTTGGGTTTGATACTCTTCGTTGCGGTTCCTCTACCGGGAACTGGGGTTTGGACGGGAAGTTTAGCTGCTTATATATTTGGGATGAACAAAAAGAAGACGATACCGGCCTTAATAATCGGTGGTTTATTGAGTATGGCAATAACGTTGCTCCCAAGTTTGGGTATTCGTATAGCCAGCTGA
- a CDS encoding FGGY family carbohydrate kinase, protein MSYFLVLDVGTTNVKALAFSKEGNLLESLEEKPKMLYPQHGWVEEDPIEVIEIIYRLIGKVEGKYGKPLGLVLTNQRSSTILWDRGSGEPLYNMITWQDTRTNELVEQFSSQFMVRLGNALGKTLRLLSKPLPFIKRTKKGAYLVTLAYISFGTTHSSMHIRWLMDNVEGVKSAVQRKEAFFGTLDSWIVWNLTGKHVTDYTNASATGIFDPFYLKWSDNIMKIVGIPRSILPRFVPNDSPIGEVKDYDVPLLTTIADQQASLYMAGVSKGTAKMTNGTGTFIDLNVGERPYPGNRGLYPMVALGTRNKTLYLLEGSVFTSGSAVDWLISVGLMGDYSEISKAFDHKGEEVIFIPALSGLGTPHIKPEVKGAIFGITRGTKREDIIRGLITGIAMRCGEIIEFIENISGIRLSTIVADGGLSKSDELLQLIADFSGKEILRPIYLNGSAYGAYMLAKAVYEKKDVITAWEQPMFDGKFAPRRENKNLKEEWKRRITKLIEMS, encoded by the coding sequence ATGAGCTATTTTTTGGTCTTGGATGTTGGCACAACAAATGTTAAAGCTTTGGCGTTTTCAAAGGAAGGAAACCTCTTGGAGAGCCTTGAGGAAAAGCCTAAGATGCTCTACCCTCAGCATGGCTGGGTAGAGGAAGATCCCATAGAAGTAATTGAGATAATCTACAGGCTTATAGGAAAGGTTGAAGGAAAGTATGGAAAGCCTTTGGGATTGGTTTTGACGAATCAAAGGAGCTCTACTATTCTCTGGGATAGAGGGAGTGGAGAACCCCTTTATAATATGATAACCTGGCAGGACACGAGAACGAACGAGCTCGTTGAGCAGTTTTCTTCTCAGTTCATGGTAAGATTGGGAAACGCTCTTGGAAAAACCCTTAGACTCCTCTCAAAGCCTCTCCCCTTCATAAAACGCACAAAGAAAGGTGCCTACCTCGTCACATTGGCTTATATAAGCTTTGGGACAACGCACTCTTCAATGCATATTCGCTGGCTCATGGACAACGTTGAGGGCGTTAAAAGTGCCGTTCAAAGAAAAGAGGCATTCTTCGGCACGCTTGATTCATGGATAGTTTGGAATTTAACAGGAAAACACGTGACTGATTACACTAATGCAAGTGCTACGGGTATTTTTGATCCCTTCTACCTAAAGTGGAGCGACAATATAATGAAAATCGTTGGAATTCCAAGGAGCATTCTTCCACGCTTTGTCCCTAATGACTCCCCTATCGGAGAAGTAAAGGACTATGATGTGCCCCTTCTAACTACGATAGCTGACCAGCAGGCTTCTCTTTATATGGCGGGCGTCTCCAAAGGGACTGCGAAAATGACGAACGGTACGGGGACATTCATAGATCTAAACGTTGGTGAGAGACCCTATCCTGGGAATAGAGGTCTATATCCTATGGTGGCTTTAGGAACTAGGAATAAAACTCTCTACCTCCTCGAGGGCTCCGTCTTCACTTCGGGTTCGGCTGTGGACTGGCTCATTAGTGTTGGCTTAATGGGGGATTATTCAGAAATTTCAAAAGCCTTTGATCACAAAGGCGAAGAAGTAATTTTCATTCCTGCTCTCTCTGGGTTGGGGACGCCCCACATCAAACCTGAAGTGAAGGGAGCTATTTTTGGAATAACGAGAGGAACGAAAAGGGAAGATATAATTAGGGGGCTGATAACGGGAATAGCAATGCGCTGTGGGGAAATAATAGAGTTCATAGAAAATATTTCCGGAATACGATTGAGTACAATTGTGGCCGATGGAGGTCTCTCAAAGAGTGATGAGCTCCTTCAGCTGATTGCGGATTTTTCCGGGAAGGAAATATTGAGGCCAATATATCTCAATGGCTCCGCTTATGGGGCGTACATGCTTGCAAAAGCGGTTTATGAAAAGAAAGATGTTATAACTGCCTGGGAGCAGCCCATGTTCGATGGAAAATTCGCTCCAAGGAGAGAAAATAAAAATCTCAAAGAAGAATGGAAAAGGAGGATAACAAAGCTTATTGAAATGAGCTAG
- a CDS encoding DUF1667 domain-containing protein: MSQDAREFLCIRCPKGCRLKVVRKDDEIKVEGNECPLGEKYGREELLNPRRIVTSTVKILNAMYPRLPVRTAEPVPKDKIMDVIKALKGVVIEAPVKRGQVVLDDVANTGIPVIAERDMERVGE, from the coding sequence GTGTCTCAAGACGCTCGTGAGTTTCTATGCATCCGCTGCCCTAAAGGTTGCCGCTTAAAGGTTGTTCGTAAGGATGATGAAATTAAAGTAGAGGGAAATGAATGCCCCCTTGGAGAGAAATACGGGCGGGAAGAGCTTCTCAATCCGAGGAGAATAGTAACCTCGACAGTTAAAATTTTGAATGCGATGTATCCTCGTTTGCCTGTAAGAACTGCCGAACCAGTGCCTAAGGATAAGATAATGGATGTAATTAAAGCTCTAAAGGGCGTTGTTATTGAAGCGCCTGTTAAGAGAGGGCAAGTTGTTTTAGATGATGTTGCAAACACTGGAATTCCTGTGATTGCGGAAAGGGATATGGAGCGTGTTGGGGAATGA
- a CDS encoding NAD(P)/FAD-dependent oxidoreductase, whose product MKDVVVIGGGPSGLAAASKLAEKGYDVALIERKEELGGVLDQCIHDGFGTKLFRKALSGPEFAGFFIDRVKALSVEVQFQSYVKSVSVRNGIKEIVSVSPRGVERIETKTIVYALGCRERHQFEIKIGGTRPAGVYTAGMVQRLVNLYGVLPGKNVVIVGGGDVGMIVARHLYLEGVEKILIVFPEEFFAGLPRNVQQCVLDFGIPFKPRTIVKEIVGKNRVEGVVLVRVDERWNPIPGSEEFYPCDTVILSVGLIPYSAKLQKLGARIDPRTRGPEVNEFFETSVSGVFAVGNLVQIFDYVDDAVESAQIAANGVEKYLNGEPKRKEPILLKPGENIRTLTPHRIEWNDERNVVAFFRPAVEMGNAIVELRDGEGNLLKKYFKRYIRPSTLERLEIPREVLNGSREVFLSVSRRS is encoded by the coding sequence ATGAAGGACGTCGTTGTAATTGGTGGCGGCCCTTCTGGGCTTGCAGCGGCATCAAAATTGGCGGAGAAGGGATATGATGTTGCACTAATTGAGAGAAAGGAAGAGTTGGGAGGTGTGCTTGACCAGTGCATCCACGACGGCTTTGGAACAAAGCTCTTTAGAAAAGCTCTCTCAGGCCCTGAATTTGCAGGATTTTTCATCGATAGGGTCAAAGCCCTTAGTGTTGAAGTCCAATTCCAGTCTTATGTGAAGTCCGTCAGCGTTAGAAATGGGATTAAGGAGATCGTGAGTGTAAGTCCGAGAGGAGTTGAGCGCATCGAGACGAAGACGATAGTCTATGCGTTAGGGTGCAGGGAAAGGCATCAATTCGAGATAAAAATTGGGGGTACGAGACCAGCGGGAGTTTATACCGCGGGAATGGTGCAAAGATTAGTGAACCTTTACGGCGTTCTTCCGGGAAAGAACGTCGTTATAGTAGGCGGCGGAGACGTGGGGATGATAGTGGCTAGGCACCTCTATTTAGAAGGCGTTGAAAAAATCTTAATTGTCTTCCCCGAAGAGTTCTTCGCGGGCCTCCCAAGGAACGTGCAGCAGTGTGTTTTGGACTTTGGGATTCCATTTAAGCCGCGCACTATCGTTAAGGAAATTGTTGGAAAGAATCGGGTCGAAGGTGTTGTTTTGGTAAGGGTTGATGAGAGATGGAATCCAATTCCAGGAAGCGAGGAGTTTTACCCATGCGACACGGTGATACTCTCAGTTGGTCTTATTCCATATTCGGCGAAGCTTCAAAAGCTCGGAGCAAGGATAGACCCTAGGACGCGCGGCCCAGAGGTAAACGAATTCTTTGAGACGAGCGTGAGCGGAGTTTTCGCCGTTGGAAACTTGGTGCAGATATTTGACTATGTCGATGACGCGGTGGAGAGCGCTCAAATAGCTGCTAATGGCGTGGAAAAGTACCTCAATGGGGAGCCTAAGCGTAAGGAGCCGATATTATTGAAGCCGGGTGAGAACATTAGAACGCTGACTCCTCATAGGATTGAGTGGAATGATGAGAGGAACGTCGTGGCTTTCTTTAGACCTGCTGTAGAGATGGGAAACGCCATTGTAGAGCTAAGAGATGGTGAGGGGAACCTGCTGAAAAAATACTTTAAACGATATATCAGACCTTCGACGCTTGAGCGATTGGAAATTCCTAGAGAAGTTTTAAATGGCTCTAGGGAGGTGTTCTTAAGTGTCTCAAGACGCTCGTGA
- a CDS encoding FAD-dependent oxidoreductase → MRMLESKVAKTLKKFPYEISFEIKDGIVFLYGKVGSYEEWVEIGLAVGKIKGVEGVVNEIKWKGYPEDRVKERWERRKRIFEENKRKIVGEYEVVIIGGGVIGTAIARELSKYKVSVALLEKGPDVALGASRANNGMIHPGVAPPKNTLKRELNIKGNAMYDELCRELGVRFKRVGSLWLITPRTLEAYKKYLPGPLYMFVLKYIAPWAVKFKGMRNGVKGIKILRGRKIFEMEPNATREAVAAVYVPSTGILDPYELTIALAENAKENGVDIHLNTEVVGFLKEGSEIKGVVTNRGTFLCRYVVNAAGVYADEIAELAGAREYTIHPRKGVELLFHKDLGELVNHCLSELRFPSHSRSKGGGINPTVHGNVIWGPTAVEVPDKEDTTVKREEIDFILKRYSPIMSDFPRDKIIRYFAGIRAPTFTEDFIIRPAKWVGNFLHVAGIQSPGLASAPAIAEYAVEKLKEMGLKLESNPNFNPKREPMPSAAEMSLEELNIKIKEDPRWGNIVCTCEMVSEAEIVEAIKRGAKSIDAIKRRTRAGMGTCQGSYCTLKIAAILSKELGVPINEVVKESNEAKLFNGPVRGEAL, encoded by the coding sequence ATGAGGATGCTCGAATCGAAGGTGGCTAAGACTTTGAAGAAATTCCCCTACGAAATTTCTTTTGAGATTAAGGATGGTATAGTATTCCTTTACGGCAAAGTGGGGAGCTACGAAGAGTGGGTTGAAATAGGGCTTGCTGTAGGAAAGATTAAAGGTGTCGAGGGGGTGGTGAATGAGATTAAGTGGAAGGGCTATCCGGAAGATAGAGTTAAAGAGAGATGGGAGAGGAGAAAAAGGATTTTTGAAGAGAACAAGAGGAAGATTGTTGGAGAATACGAGGTTGTAATAATTGGAGGAGGAGTGATAGGGACTGCAATTGCGAGGGAGCTTTCTAAGTACAAAGTTAGCGTTGCCCTACTCGAGAAGGGGCCTGATGTTGCTTTAGGTGCCTCGAGAGCGAACAATGGTATGATACACCCAGGAGTTGCTCCTCCAAAGAATACGCTCAAAAGAGAGCTGAACATCAAAGGAAACGCCATGTACGACGAGCTTTGTAGAGAGCTGGGGGTTCGCTTCAAGCGCGTTGGAAGTCTCTGGCTTATAACACCGAGAACGCTCGAAGCTTACAAAAAATATCTCCCTGGACCGCTCTACATGTTCGTCTTAAAATACATTGCTCCATGGGCTGTTAAGTTCAAGGGTATGAGAAATGGCGTTAAGGGAATTAAAATTCTTAGGGGGAGGAAAATTTTTGAGATGGAGCCCAATGCAACTCGAGAGGCTGTGGCAGCGGTTTATGTTCCTTCAACTGGGATTTTGGATCCTTATGAATTAACCATTGCGCTGGCGGAGAACGCCAAAGAGAACGGCGTTGATATTCACTTAAACACAGAGGTTGTTGGTTTTCTTAAAGAGGGAAGTGAAATTAAAGGTGTTGTGACGAACAGGGGCACGTTTTTATGCCGCTATGTAGTTAATGCTGCTGGAGTCTATGCGGATGAAATAGCGGAGCTTGCAGGAGCGAGGGAGTACACAATTCACCCGAGGAAGGGGGTGGAATTACTCTTCCACAAGGATCTTGGCGAGTTAGTTAATCACTGTCTCTCTGAACTTAGGTTTCCTTCGCATTCTCGGAGCAAGGGTGGGGGAATAAACCCCACGGTTCACGGCAACGTGATTTGGGGGCCTACGGCTGTTGAGGTGCCGGATAAGGAGGACACAACCGTTAAGCGTGAGGAAATAGATTTCATTCTCAAGCGCTACTCTCCGATAATGTCTGATTTTCCGAGGGATAAAATCATAAGGTACTTTGCGGGTATTAGAGCACCTACGTTTACTGAAGACTTTATAATACGGCCAGCCAAGTGGGTTGGGAATTTTCTTCATGTTGCGGGAATTCAGTCGCCGGGGTTAGCTTCAGCACCAGCGATAGCAGAGTATGCTGTTGAGAAGCTTAAGGAGATGGGCCTTAAACTTGAGAGTAATCCAAATTTCAATCCCAAGAGAGAGCCCATGCCTTCTGCAGCGGAGATGAGCTTAGAGGAGCTTAATATTAAAATAAAGGAAGATCCACGGTGGGGCAATATAGTGTGTACATGTGAGATGGTCTCTGAGGCGGAGATTGTGGAGGCAATAAAACGAGGAGCTAAGAGTATAGATGCGATAAAAAGGCGTACGAGAGCGGGAATGGGCACGTGTCAAGGGAGTTACTGTACTCTTAAAATAGCTGCCATTCTATCGAAGGAGCTTGGAGTTCCAATTAATGAGGTCGTAAAGGAGAGCAATGAGGCAAAGCTCTTCAATGGGCCTGTTAGAGGTGAGGCCCTATGA
- a CDS encoding (Fe-S)-binding protein, with translation MHGKWDWLRDEVKGFGLIRNAPTIFKFISGKLSGPDDLVKCALCPNMCRHACPISIVDGKETTSPAGKSRVAFLIREGKVELNLKNLEPLYMCLSCDACSQWCPFEFSVADLIRPIKEEAVEKGVTFEEFKEVFENLEKHGYVYGEPREEKVWKARGEVLYLRGCAIRENYPTLTDKALYVLDKLGHKAFTIEEKCCGVPAYNLGNKELFKKLAKEQAERINSSGASLVVVSCPSCAYAYRVLYPRYGVKIEPKVVHIAELLEENLENIRAEGVVTFHDPCKLAIGLEKPDTLKNVLSKVEGLEVAAPRRSGKETFCCGHGGSAVSRLNPKLADEIARERANELGEEAKLVITACPTCKMALEGVGDLKVLDLVEFIHDLLRDEDARIEGG, from the coding sequence ATGCACGGTAAATGGGACTGGCTCCGTGATGAAGTTAAAGGCTTTGGGCTCATTAGAAATGCTCCAACGATTTTTAAGTTCATAAGCGGCAAGCTCTCAGGTCCAGATGACTTAGTAAAGTGTGCTCTCTGCCCAAACATGTGCCGCCATGCTTGTCCAATAAGCATAGTGGATGGAAAGGAAACGACTTCTCCTGCAGGAAAATCAAGGGTGGCATTTTTAATAAGGGAAGGGAAAGTTGAGCTTAACCTAAAGAACCTGGAACCTCTTTACATGTGTCTCTCATGTGATGCCTGTTCCCAGTGGTGCCCCTTTGAGTTCTCGGTAGCTGATTTGATAAGGCCCATTAAAGAAGAGGCTGTTGAGAAGGGAGTGACTTTTGAGGAGTTCAAAGAGGTGTTTGAGAACTTAGAAAAGCATGGCTACGTTTATGGTGAGCCAAGGGAAGAAAAAGTGTGGAAAGCGAGAGGTGAGGTTCTCTACCTGAGGGGCTGTGCAATAAGGGAAAATTATCCTACGTTGACAGATAAAGCGCTCTACGTTCTCGATAAGCTCGGCCATAAAGCTTTCACTATCGAAGAGAAGTGCTGTGGAGTTCCAGCTTATAACCTTGGCAATAAGGAGCTTTTCAAAAAGCTTGCTAAAGAGCAGGCGGAAAGGATAAATTCGAGCGGAGCTTCTCTCGTAGTTGTCTCGTGTCCCTCCTGTGCCTACGCTTATAGAGTTCTCTATCCAAGGTATGGTGTAAAGATCGAGCCAAAAGTCGTACACATTGCCGAGTTGTTGGAGGAGAACCTTGAGAACATTAGAGCAGAGGGTGTTGTGACGTTTCACGACCCGTGCAAGCTTGCCATAGGTCTTGAGAAGCCAGACACATTGAAGAACGTGCTCTCTAAAGTGGAGGGACTTGAGGTCGCGGCTCCAAGGAGGAGCGGAAAAGAGACATTCTGCTGTGGCCATGGTGGAAGTGCAGTATCGCGCCTAAATCCAAAACTTGCTGATGAAATAGCTAGGGAAAGGGCGAATGAGCTTGGAGAGGAAGCTAAACTGGTTATAACTGCCTGTCCAACATGTAAAATGGCGCTTGAAGGTGTGGGTGATTTAAAAGTCCTAGATTTGGTGGAGTTTATTCACGACCTCCTGAGGGATGAGGATGCTCGAATCGAAGGTGGCTAA